A window of the Pecten maximus chromosome 19, xPecMax1.1, whole genome shotgun sequence genome harbors these coding sequences:
- the LOC117318057 gene encoding cell wall protein DAN4-like: MITTTTTPTTTTTTPTTTTTTPTTTTTPTTTTTIPITTTAGPTTTTTTQKTTTTIPTTTTTTPTTTTTIPTATTTTPATTTTPTTTTTTPAATTPTTTTLGTTTSTLTTTQPTTTQPTTTLPNTVQRVCSIRIQVVISLTIDLSNSNSPGYQETSQTARAALIVFYRNVAGFIDVIIISLTRGSLVVDHRIVTSDTPEANAGITNALVGLASGDTMTYGNQSVQTSAITLENNGGTQVPITVNSDPCVLFTATTTANCGDGKTCEVIGGNATCVEIQSSDGLGVVVGLGVGVSAVLLLVIIILVWMCTRRRNRRKHQTTKKTLRPPGTPAALPTRFQANTPSWSHQPSFYYNNGLDLNESEKSVPASFRNLPSYNYLDHDKPRRKQDRGRREEDTYYFNSSGSESRRH; encoded by the exons ATGATaaccacaactaccactccaacaaccacaacaaccactccaacaactacaactaccactccaaccacaactaccactccaacaaccacaactaccaTTCCAATAACTACAACTGCCGGTCCAACTACCACAACTACCACTCAAAAAACCACAACTACCAttccaacaaccacaactaccaccccaacaaccacaactacaaTCCCAACAGCAACAACTACCACTCCAGCTACAACTACCACACCgacaaccacaactaccactccaGCAGCTACCACTCCGACTACTACAACTCTCGGAACGACTACTTCTACTTTAACCACCACTCAGCCAACCACCACTCAGCCAACCACCACTCTTCCAA ATACTGTCCAGAGAGTATGTTCGATCAGGATTCAGGTTGTGATATCTCTCACGATAGATCTCAGTAATTCCAACAGTCCAGGTTACCAGGAAACAAGTCAAACCGCCCGCGCTGCT CTGATCGTTTTCTACAGAAATGTTGCTGGATTCATTGACGTCATTATCATCTCCTTAAC ACGTGGAAGTCTAGTTGTTGACCATAGAATCGTGACGTCGGACACCCCGGAAGCTAATGCAGGGATCACCAATGCGCTTGTTGGATTGGCTTCCGGTGACACCATGACTTATGGAAACCAATCTGTACAAACCTCTGCCATAACTCTGGAGAACAATGGCGGTACACAAG TCCCGATAACGGTGAACTCTGACCCCTGCGTCCTGTTTACTGCGACAACAACGGCTAACTGTGGTGACGGGAAAACTTGTGAGGTGATTGGAGGCAACGCTACCTGTGT agaaaTCCAATCTTCag ATGGATTGGGCGTTGTTGTTGGTCTCGGCGTTGGAGTGTCGGCTGTTCTTCTTCTCGTCATAATAATACTAGTATGGATGTGTACGAGACGCAGGAATAGGAGAAAACATCAGACAACGAAAAAGACACTCAG ACCTCCGGGGACACCGGCTGCCCTTCCAACGCGGTTCCAGGCTAACACACCAAGCTGGAGCCATCAGCCATCATTTTACTACAATAACGGGCTAGACCTTAATGAATCGGAGAAGTCCGTACCAGCTTCTTTTAGAAATCTTCCATCCTACAATTACCTGGATCACGATAAGC CTCGAAGAAAACAAGACCGTGGACGTAGAGAGGAAGATACGTATTATTTCAACTCGTCAGGCTCA GAGAGCAGACGACATTGA